One window of Phoenix dactylifera cultivar Barhee BC4 chromosome 5, palm_55x_up_171113_PBpolish2nd_filt_p, whole genome shotgun sequence genomic DNA carries:
- the LOC103710301 gene encoding interaptin-like codes for MFKVARWRSEKNKIKAVFKFQFQATQVPRAGWEMIMVTLVPVDTGRPTAKSEKVAATDGTCRWANPIYETVRLVRDPKTGRINEKVYRFLVSTMGSTKAEVLGEVTINMADYAEVFKPSSVSLPLKASDAGAILHVSIPSIPNFWSGKGDGEGRETSESGDTTVRQQQRTLLSELSRCDEEEVSKAIEGTNSINSVEDTSIIDSQGQLKFSSSRNLPLPDDSNDNLRKSHSFDAVSALGSDTSSVYTAKENGFNHKNIHQDSPGLLSLLSNSDTPQKLMTSSSDWSGSSAPDRSTDGSTNNSEEAGMRERLQDPDETLEKLRNDIVSLTRKVEVSDLELQTLRKQIVKENRRGQDLSTEISSLKEERDALRRECEELKLSQKRMNDDKNFINKLQPDGEDPCSMLEEIKKELNYENNMNANLRLQLQKTQEANSELLLAVRDLDELLEHKNREISSNKCSKVDIKEEINGHFQKLEFGNKFSHLQNSEYRQEILKKTSEHDSEKQYALDALVKEGDDMKVAFSLEKKIKDLNSEVELYKKDREDLEIQMEQLALEYEILKQENHDISSKLEQTQLREQLRMQYECSVHLATINDLETHVESLEKELQSQAEAFEADIATLTLAKVEQEKRAIKAEETLRETRWNTASTAEQLQEEFRRLSEQMISTFHANEKLVMQRLDEASELRLQKSHMEELLQRTSEELVSVKGQYCVKTQQLLNLIGFKSKETDRQLMELKDKREELEKQKKYDEARTKASSEEMLLLRAEIEELKREKNLLAEQIEQKEKLVAGMELLKTSTKVNEKLLQDKNLERDLLAREITSLKEEVNRSLAESNELRHVKDQKETMIRMLNSEAKILKVQISDLKISLSEDLLEKENLMKQVSDLRSDLQKKEDMITSMERKLEGYLSNKQTGNVLEDEVIPTNIESFNIAQVQNRKDYGKNLKFVSTDNIKNSEHHDRYPRMGDKKCRHEINGASKEPVISNNGANSEKGGSFVSCSCDQHKIAETLSEMAALKKRNWSMEAELKEMQERYSEISLKFAEVEGERHQLVKTIRTLKNALKN; via the exons AG GTACCGCGGGCTGGATGGGAGATGATCATGGTAACCTTGGTTCCTGTAGATACTGGAAGACCAACTGCGAAATCAGAGAAGGTTGCGGCGACCGACGGGACCTGTCGCTGGGCAAATCCAATCTATGAAACTGTGAGATTAGTCCGCGATCCAAAAACTGGAAGGATCAATGAGAAAGTATACCGATTTCTTGTCTCAACAATG GGATCAACCAAAGCTGAAGTCCTGGGAGAAGTCACCATTAATATGGCAGATTATGCTGAAGTGTTTAAGCCCTCCTCTGTTTCTCTCCCTCTGAAGGCATCGGACGCAGGAGCTATATTGCATGTCAGCATTCCCAGCATTCCCAATTTTTG gagtgggAAGGGTGATGGTGAGGGAAG AGAAACTAGTGAAAGTGGAGATACAACAGTCAGACAGCAACAAAGAACATTGCTGAGCGAGTTAAGCAGGTGCGATGAAGAGGAAGTCTCCAAAGCTATCGAAGGCACAAACAGCATCAACTCTGTGGAA GACACCTCGATAATAGACAGCCAAGGACAACTAAAATTTTCATCTAGCAGAAACTTGCCCCTTCCTGATGATTCGAATGACAACCTCAGAAAATCTCACAGCTTTGATGCTGTATCAGCATTAGGCTCAGATACTAGTTCAGTATATACAGCAAAAGAAAATGGATTCAATCATAAGAACATCCATCAGGACTCACCTGGCTTGCTGTCACTTCTCAGCAACAGTGATACTCCTCAAAAGCTGATGACCAGTTCGAGTGACTGGTCTGGAAGTTCAGCTCCTGATAGAAGCACTGATGGGTCAACAAACAATTCAGAAGAGGCTGGGATGAGAGAGAGATTGCAGGACCCAGatgaaacccttgagaaactaAGAAATGATATTGTTTCTTTGACAAGAAAGGTAGAAGTATCAGACCTGGAACTGCAGACTCTCAGAAAGCAAATTGTTAAGGAGAACAGACGAGGACAAGATCTTTCAACAGAAATAAGTAGCCTAAAAGAGGAAAGAGATGCACTCAGAAGGGAATGTGAGGAACTCAAGCTCTCCCAGAAAAGAATGAACGAtgataaaaattttataaataagtTACAGCCCGATGGAGAAGATCCATGTTCGATGCTTGAAGAAATTAAGAAAGAGCTGAATTATGAGAATAATATGAATGCAAATCTCCGGTTGCAACTGCAGAAGACACAAGAAGCCAACTCTGAGCTGCTACTCGCTGTCAGAGATCTGGATGAACTGTTGGAACATAAAAACAGGGAAATCTCCTCCAACAAATGCAGCAAAGTGGATATCAAGGAGGAAATCAATGGGCATTTCCAAAAATTGGAATTTGGAAACAAATTCTCGCATCTGCAGAATTCCGAATATAGACAAGAGATACTCAAAAAAACTTCTGAACATGATAGCGAAAAGCAATATGCATTGGATGCATTAGTAAAGGAGGGTGATGATATGAAAGTGGCATTTTCACTGGAAAAGAAGATCAAAGATCTTAACAGTGAAGTAGAGTTGTACAAGAAAGATCGTGAAGACTTAGAAATACAAATGGAACAGCTCGCTCTGGAGTATGAAATTTTGAAACAGGAAAACCATGATATATCTTCAAAGCTGGAGCAAACACAGCTGCGAGAACAACTCAGGATGCAGTACGAATGTTCAGTACACTTAGCCACAATCAACGACCTTGAAACCCATGTAGAGAGTTTGGAGAAAGAACTTCAGAGTCAGGCTGAAGCATTTGAAGCAGATATAGCAACTCTAACACTAGCCAAGGTAGAGCAAGAGAAAAGAGCCATAAAAGCAGAAGAGACATTGAGGGAGACAAGATGGAACACTGCTAGCACTGCTGAACAGCTCCAAGAGGAATTTAGAAGGCTTTCTGAACAAATGATATCCACATTTCATGCAAATGAGAAATTAGTCATGCAAAGACTAGATGAAGCTAGTGAACTGCGTTTGCAAAAAAGCCATATGGAAGAACTGTTACAGAGAACTAGCGAAGAGCTTGTATCAGTAAAAGGCCAGTACTGTGTTAAAACGCAACAGCTACTAAACCTGATAGGTTTCAAATCAAAGGAAACGGATAGGCAACTCATGGAACTCAAAGATAAacgtgaggagcttgagaagcaaaAGAAATATGATGAAGCAAGGACAAAAGCTTCATCAGAAGAAATGCTGTTACTCAGAGCTGAGATTGAAGAGCTTAAAAGGGAGAAAAATCTTCTTGCTGAACAGATAGAACAGAAAGAAAAATTGGTAGCCGGGATGGAACTATTGAAGACTTCAACTAAAGTAAATGAGAAGCTGTTGCAAGACAAAAATTTGGAACGAGATCTGCTTGCGAGAGAAATCACATCATTGAAGGAGGAAGTAAATAGATCACTGGCAGAATCGAATGAACTGAGGCATGTAAAGGATCAAAAAGAGACAATGATTAGAATGCTAAATTCAGAGGCAAAAATCCTTAAAGTACAAATCAGTGATTTGAAAATTTCCTTGTCTGAAGATCTCCTGGAAAAAGAGAACCTGATGAAACAAGTTTCTGACTTAAGGAGTGACCTTCAGAAGAAGGAGGACATGATCACCAGTATGGAGAGAAAACTTGAG GGCTATCTCTCTAACAAACAGACAGGAAATGTGCTTGAAGATGAGGTCATACCAACAAATATTGAAAGTTTCAACATTGCCCAAGTACAG AACAGAAAGGATTACGGTAAGAACTTGAAGTTTGTCAGCACTGACAATATCAAAAACAGTGAGCATCATGATCGATACCCCAGGATGGGAGATAAAAAATGTAGACATGAAATAAATGGTGCTAGTAAAGAACCAGTCATAAG CAACAATGGAGCTAATTCTGAGAAAGGAGGAAGCTTTGTTTCTTGTAGCTGTGATCAACACAAGATAGCCGAGACATTAAGTGAAATGGCAGCACTGAAAAAACGAAATTGGTCAATGGAAGCTGAGCTAAAAGAAATGCAAGAAAGATATTCTGAAATAAGTCTCAAGTTCGCAGAAGTAGAAGGTGAAAGGCACCAGCTTGTGAAAACAATCCGGACTCTAAAAAACGCTTTGAAGAATTAG